In Desulfovibrio sp. JC010, the following proteins share a genomic window:
- a CDS encoding site-specific integrase → MAVVTRFKTKYPGVFYIKSLHKVTKKTEKVYYIRYRKHGKLIEEKVGRQHLDNMDARTASKIRAHKIEGEAPTNDESRTADRKAKEAEKTKWTIDRLWNEYVRQRGEVTTSLRSDINRYNKYLKDQFGKKETIELRTTEVDDLRTELLEKLSPQSTKHVLALLKRIVNFSVKKGLCASPDPRQLYFEMPRVDRKQHECMNADQLKAYWQALDEEEDQNAASFLRLALTTGMRRGALFALKWSDVDFGERFITLRGEAAKNGQTESIPMSSVAVEILQRIERQDSEFVFPGQDGGMRKEFVRIARRVRDKAGLAKDFRPLHGLRHTFASRLASSGKVDLYTLQKLLTHGSPQMTQRYARLADEALLRAASVADDVLSGGE, encoded by the coding sequence ATGGCAGTAGTTACAAGGTTTAAGACGAAATATCCCGGCGTATTTTACATCAAAAGCTTACATAAAGTCACCAAGAAGACCGAGAAGGTCTACTATATACGCTATCGCAAGCATGGAAAGTTGATTGAGGAAAAGGTTGGACGGCAACACCTCGACAACATGGACGCACGTACAGCCTCAAAGATACGGGCTCATAAAATTGAAGGGGAAGCACCTACTAATGATGAGTCCCGGACTGCTGACAGGAAAGCCAAAGAAGCTGAAAAGACCAAGTGGACTATTGATAGACTCTGGAATGAGTATGTCAGGCAACGCGGTGAAGTGACTACCAGTCTGAGAAGCGACATCAACCGCTATAATAAGTACCTGAAAGATCAGTTCGGTAAGAAAGAGACCATAGAGCTGCGGACCACAGAAGTTGATGATCTTCGTACTGAGCTGTTGGAAAAGCTGTCCCCGCAATCGACCAAGCATGTCCTTGCGCTCCTTAAGCGTATTGTTAATTTTAGCGTTAAGAAAGGTTTGTGTGCCTCTCCTGACCCTCGTCAGCTTTATTTTGAGATGCCGCGCGTTGATCGCAAGCAACATGAGTGCATGAATGCTGACCAGCTTAAGGCATACTGGCAGGCTCTTGATGAAGAGGAAGATCAAAATGCTGCTTCATTTCTAAGGCTGGCATTGACCACTGGTATGAGGCGGGGGGCTTTGTTTGCCTTGAAGTGGAGTGATGTCGACTTTGGAGAGCGGTTCATCACTCTTAGAGGAGAAGCAGCTAAGAATGGACAAACCGAAAGTATTCCCATGTCTTCAGTCGCTGTTGAGATTTTACAGCGAATTGAGCGTCAGGACAGTGAATTTGTATTTCCCGGTCAGGATGGCGGGATGCGCAAGGAGTTTGTCAGAATTGCTCGCAGAGTTCGGGATAAGGCTGGCCTTGCTAAAGACTTCAGGCCTCTTCACGGACTGCGCCATACCTTCGCTTCTCGTTTGGCTTCAAGTGGAAAGGTAGATCTTTATACACTTCAGAAGCTTCTCACTCATGGAAGTCCCCAAATGACCCAGCGTTATGCTCGCTTAGCAGATGAGGCATTGCTTAGGGCTGCTTCTGTTGCTGACGATGTGCTTAGTGGTGGGGAGTAG